The Xiphophorus couchianus chromosome 5, X_couchianus-1.0, whole genome shotgun sequence genome includes a region encoding these proteins:
- the tti2 gene encoding TELO2-interacting protein 2 isoform X2, translating into MRFGFNAENDQMLEAIETDQNQSYIHRPAPAHWAPSGRNQLQHRTDNSRKNRNGSMNQLFGYFRMELSPLLHDLHLSSSSSSEKTRPSIPLPPITELLSELQKKLISVAERSDLIGQVERLFQAADPDWLFPPLLDDQDSRWAELQAEYSSMISALIGCAALPLCEEDCGSLDPSAYQSVPKRAAAVSSALTALLGNWEEGGGARRARLLLAVAPPIYLFAVTHFQDEVWTSAASRTAARHLQVALLRAGGWRDSAHLLAGEEEEDRCILGGVLDILQPQLTRESWRRCAALKLQFSWTLLQVTRPFLSPFLPRLLPPSLLLNDDYKPENCMLGVRCLHHIVLNTLVLSCLLDLLLVLEKPPSSDCRRTLCRHDDVLHLVLTHMEAEHKVALRRVYASALPLYVERVGVAVCRHLRRLLPVLLGYLEVGDPPEESVRLKMLEVLQSTIRLAWPRMASRTNVLLRCLLRLLVDVSADPGLSDSVRLQLMEGSSASLRLLDAATQQRVQVSLFAAAPPAGQQPPLQHSGSLLPGNRDSREKAHLKHLEGELSETEQHQHLNQAAAKSEGRPTRTRGWGLTSCWVFRVKRFREQGSDQFWGLI; encoded by the exons atgagattcgGCTTTAATGccgaaaatgatcaaatgttagaAGCCATagaaacggatcagaaccagagttACATTCACCGTCCAGCGCCGGCCCACTGGGCTCCTTCTGGACGGAACCAG CTACAACACAGAACCGACAACAGCAGGAAGAACAGAAACGGAAGCATGAATCAGCTGTTTGGCTACTTCCG GATGGAGCTTTCACCTCTTCTTCATGACCttcatctctcctcctcctcttcctcagagaaGACACGCCCCTCTATTCCCCTCCCACCAATCACAGAGCtcctctctgagctgcagaagaAGCTGATTAGTGTGGCTGAAAGAAGTGATCTGATTGGCCAGGTTGAGCGTCTGTTCCAGGCTGCAGATCCTGATTGGCTGTTCCCTCCGCTGTTGGATGACCAGGACAGCAGGTGGGCGGAGCTTCAGGCAGAGTACAGCTCAATGATCagcgctctgattggctgtgccGCGCTGCCACTGTGCGAGGAAGACTGTGGCTCGTTAGACCCCTCAGCCTATCAGAGTGTCCCGAAGCGCGCCGCCGCCGTAAGCTCCGCCCTCACAGCACTGCTGGGGAACTGGGAGGAAGGGGGCGGAGCCAGAAGAGCCAGGCTGCTCCTTGCTGTGGCTCCACCCATCTACCTGTTCGCTGTCACGCATTTCCAG GACGAGGTTTGGACCAGCGCCGCCTCCAGAACCGCGGCGCGGCACCTTCAGGTGGCGCTGCTGAGGGCAGGCGGATGGAGAGACTCCGCCCACCTGCTGgcgggggaggaggaggaggacaggtGCATTCTGGGAGGAGTCCTGGACATCCTGCAGCCTCAGCTGACCAG GGAGTCATGGCGACGGTGTGCCGCCTTGAAGCTGCAGTTCTCCTGGACGCTGCTGCAG GTGACCCGCCCCTTCCTGTCCCCCTTTCTGCCTCGCCTCCTCCCCCCTTCGCTCCTCCTGAATGACGACTACAAGCCGGAGAACTGCATGCTGGGAGTTCGCTGTCTGCATCACATCGTTCTCAACACG CTCGTCCTCTCCTGCCTGCTCGActtgctgctggttctggagaAGCCGCCCTCCTCTGACTGCCGCAGGACGCTATGTCGCCATGACGATGTGCTGCATCTGGTTCTGACTCACATGGAGGCGGAGCATAAGGTGGCTCTGCGGCGCGTCTACGCCTCGGCCCTGCCGCTCTATGTGGAGAG GGTGGGCGTGGCCGTGTGCAGACACCTGCGGCGGCTGCTGCCGGTGCTGCTGGGTTACCTGGAGGTCGGGGATCCGCCCGAGGAGTCGGTCCGGCTGAAGATGCTGGAGGTTCTGCAGTCGACCATCAGGCTGGCGTGGCCACG GATGGCGAGCCGCACCAATGTGCTGCTGCGCTGTTTGCTGCGGCTGCTGGTCGACGTCTCTGCAGACCCGGGACTCAGCGACTCGGTCCGGCTGCAGCTGATGGAGGGAAGCTCCGCCTCCCTGCGCCTGTTGGATGCCGCCACGCAGCAACGCGTTCAG GTTTCTCTGTTTGCAGCGGCTCCTCCTGCAGGTCAACAGCCGCCACTGCAGCACTCAGGTTCTCTGTTGCCTGGCAACCGTGACAGTAGAGAGAAAGCACACCTGAAGCACCTGGAGGGGGAGCTTTCAGAGACCGAGCAGCACCAACACCTGAACCAAGCCGCAGCCAAGTCCGAAGGTCGGcccaccagaaccagaggcTGGGGACTCACTTCCTGCTGGGTTTTCAGAGTAAAACGTTTTAGAGAACAAGGTTCAGATCAGTTCTGGGGACTAATCTGA
- the tti2 gene encoding TELO2-interacting protein 2 isoform X1, whose translation MRFGFNAENDQMLEAIETDQNQSYIHRPAPAHWAPSGRNQLQHRTDNSRKNRNGSMNQLFGYFRMELSPLLHDLHLSSSSSSEKTRPSIPLPPITELLSELQKKLISVAERSDLIGQVERLFQAADPDWLFPPLLDDQDSRWAELQAEYSSMISALIGCAALPLCEEDCGSLDPSAYQSVPKRAAAVSSALTALLGNWEEGGGARRARLLLAVAPPIYLFAVTHFQDEVWTSAASRTAARHLQVALLRAGGWRDSAHLLAGEEEEDRCILGGVLDILQPQLTRESWRRCAALKLQFSWTLLQVTRPFLSPFLPRLLPPSLLLNDDYKPENCMLGVRCLHHIVLNTPAADLRQFNRAEVLYQALFRHLYTSEAAVIQLVLSCLLDLLLVLEKPPSSDCRRTLCRHDDVLHLVLTHMEAEHKVALRRVYASALPLYVERVGVAVCRHLRRLLPVLLGYLEVGDPPEESVRLKMLEVLQSTIRLAWPRMASRTNVLLRCLLRLLVDVSADPGLSDSVRLQLMEGSSASLRLLDAATQQRVQVSLFAAAPPAGQQPPLQHSGSLLPGNRDSREKAHLKHLEGELSETEQHQHLNQAAAKSEGRPTRTRGWGLTSCWVFRVKRFREQGSDQFWGLI comes from the exons atgagattcgGCTTTAATGccgaaaatgatcaaatgttagaAGCCATagaaacggatcagaaccagagttACATTCACCGTCCAGCGCCGGCCCACTGGGCTCCTTCTGGACGGAACCAG CTACAACACAGAACCGACAACAGCAGGAAGAACAGAAACGGAAGCATGAATCAGCTGTTTGGCTACTTCCG GATGGAGCTTTCACCTCTTCTTCATGACCttcatctctcctcctcctcttcctcagagaaGACACGCCCCTCTATTCCCCTCCCACCAATCACAGAGCtcctctctgagctgcagaagaAGCTGATTAGTGTGGCTGAAAGAAGTGATCTGATTGGCCAGGTTGAGCGTCTGTTCCAGGCTGCAGATCCTGATTGGCTGTTCCCTCCGCTGTTGGATGACCAGGACAGCAGGTGGGCGGAGCTTCAGGCAGAGTACAGCTCAATGATCagcgctctgattggctgtgccGCGCTGCCACTGTGCGAGGAAGACTGTGGCTCGTTAGACCCCTCAGCCTATCAGAGTGTCCCGAAGCGCGCCGCCGCCGTAAGCTCCGCCCTCACAGCACTGCTGGGGAACTGGGAGGAAGGGGGCGGAGCCAGAAGAGCCAGGCTGCTCCTTGCTGTGGCTCCACCCATCTACCTGTTCGCTGTCACGCATTTCCAG GACGAGGTTTGGACCAGCGCCGCCTCCAGAACCGCGGCGCGGCACCTTCAGGTGGCGCTGCTGAGGGCAGGCGGATGGAGAGACTCCGCCCACCTGCTGgcgggggaggaggaggaggacaggtGCATTCTGGGAGGAGTCCTGGACATCCTGCAGCCTCAGCTGACCAG GGAGTCATGGCGACGGTGTGCCGCCTTGAAGCTGCAGTTCTCCTGGACGCTGCTGCAG GTGACCCGCCCCTTCCTGTCCCCCTTTCTGCCTCGCCTCCTCCCCCCTTCGCTCCTCCTGAATGACGACTACAAGCCGGAGAACTGCATGCTGGGAGTTCGCTGTCTGCATCACATCGTTCTCAACACG CCCGCTGCAGACCTTCGTCAGTTTAACAGAGCCGAGGTTCTGTACCAGGCTCTGTTCAGACACCTGTACACGAGCGAGGCCGCTGTCAtccag CTCGTCCTCTCCTGCCTGCTCGActtgctgctggttctggagaAGCCGCCCTCCTCTGACTGCCGCAGGACGCTATGTCGCCATGACGATGTGCTGCATCTGGTTCTGACTCACATGGAGGCGGAGCATAAGGTGGCTCTGCGGCGCGTCTACGCCTCGGCCCTGCCGCTCTATGTGGAGAG GGTGGGCGTGGCCGTGTGCAGACACCTGCGGCGGCTGCTGCCGGTGCTGCTGGGTTACCTGGAGGTCGGGGATCCGCCCGAGGAGTCGGTCCGGCTGAAGATGCTGGAGGTTCTGCAGTCGACCATCAGGCTGGCGTGGCCACG GATGGCGAGCCGCACCAATGTGCTGCTGCGCTGTTTGCTGCGGCTGCTGGTCGACGTCTCTGCAGACCCGGGACTCAGCGACTCGGTCCGGCTGCAGCTGATGGAGGGAAGCTCCGCCTCCCTGCGCCTGTTGGATGCCGCCACGCAGCAACGCGTTCAG GTTTCTCTGTTTGCAGCGGCTCCTCCTGCAGGTCAACAGCCGCCACTGCAGCACTCAGGTTCTCTGTTGCCTGGCAACCGTGACAGTAGAGAGAAAGCACACCTGAAGCACCTGGAGGGGGAGCTTTCAGAGACCGAGCAGCACCAACACCTGAACCAAGCCGCAGCCAAGTCCGAAGGTCGGcccaccagaaccagaggcTGGGGACTCACTTCCTGCTGGGTTTTCAGAGTAAAACGTTTTAGAGAACAAGGTTCAGATCAGTTCTGGGGACTAATCTGA
- the tti2 gene encoding TELO2-interacting protein 2 isoform X4 — MELSPLLHDLHLSSSSSSEKTRPSIPLPPITELLSELQKKLISVAERSDLIGQVERLFQAADPDWLFPPLLDDQDSRWAELQAEYSSMISALIGCAALPLCEEDCGSLDPSAYQSVPKRAAAVSSALTALLGNWEEGGGARRARLLLAVAPPIYLFAVTHFQDEVWTSAASRTAARHLQVALLRAGGWRDSAHLLAGEEEEDRCILGGVLDILQPQLTRESWRRCAALKLQFSWTLLQVTRPFLSPFLPRLLPPSLLLNDDYKPENCMLGVRCLHHIVLNTPAADLRQFNRAEVLYQALFRHLYTSEAAVIQLVLSCLLDLLLVLEKPPSSDCRRTLCRHDDVLHLVLTHMEAEHKVALRRVYASALPLYVERVGVAVCRHLRRLLPVLLGYLEVGDPPEESVRLKMLEVLQSTIRLAWPRMASRTNVLLRCLLRLLVDVSADPGLSDSVRLQLMEGSSASLRLLDAATQQRVQVSLFAAAPPAGQQPPLQHSGSLLPGNRDSREKAHLKHLEGELSETEQHQHLNQAAAKSEGRPTRTRGWGLTSCWVFRVKRFREQGSDQFWGLI; from the exons ATGGAGCTTTCACCTCTTCTTCATGACCttcatctctcctcctcctcttcctcagagaaGACACGCCCCTCTATTCCCCTCCCACCAATCACAGAGCtcctctctgagctgcagaagaAGCTGATTAGTGTGGCTGAAAGAAGTGATCTGATTGGCCAGGTTGAGCGTCTGTTCCAGGCTGCAGATCCTGATTGGCTGTTCCCTCCGCTGTTGGATGACCAGGACAGCAGGTGGGCGGAGCTTCAGGCAGAGTACAGCTCAATGATCagcgctctgattggctgtgccGCGCTGCCACTGTGCGAGGAAGACTGTGGCTCGTTAGACCCCTCAGCCTATCAGAGTGTCCCGAAGCGCGCCGCCGCCGTAAGCTCCGCCCTCACAGCACTGCTGGGGAACTGGGAGGAAGGGGGCGGAGCCAGAAGAGCCAGGCTGCTCCTTGCTGTGGCTCCACCCATCTACCTGTTCGCTGTCACGCATTTCCAG GACGAGGTTTGGACCAGCGCCGCCTCCAGAACCGCGGCGCGGCACCTTCAGGTGGCGCTGCTGAGGGCAGGCGGATGGAGAGACTCCGCCCACCTGCTGgcgggggaggaggaggaggacaggtGCATTCTGGGAGGAGTCCTGGACATCCTGCAGCCTCAGCTGACCAG GGAGTCATGGCGACGGTGTGCCGCCTTGAAGCTGCAGTTCTCCTGGACGCTGCTGCAG GTGACCCGCCCCTTCCTGTCCCCCTTTCTGCCTCGCCTCCTCCCCCCTTCGCTCCTCCTGAATGACGACTACAAGCCGGAGAACTGCATGCTGGGAGTTCGCTGTCTGCATCACATCGTTCTCAACACG CCCGCTGCAGACCTTCGTCAGTTTAACAGAGCCGAGGTTCTGTACCAGGCTCTGTTCAGACACCTGTACACGAGCGAGGCCGCTGTCAtccag CTCGTCCTCTCCTGCCTGCTCGActtgctgctggttctggagaAGCCGCCCTCCTCTGACTGCCGCAGGACGCTATGTCGCCATGACGATGTGCTGCATCTGGTTCTGACTCACATGGAGGCGGAGCATAAGGTGGCTCTGCGGCGCGTCTACGCCTCGGCCCTGCCGCTCTATGTGGAGAG GGTGGGCGTGGCCGTGTGCAGACACCTGCGGCGGCTGCTGCCGGTGCTGCTGGGTTACCTGGAGGTCGGGGATCCGCCCGAGGAGTCGGTCCGGCTGAAGATGCTGGAGGTTCTGCAGTCGACCATCAGGCTGGCGTGGCCACG GATGGCGAGCCGCACCAATGTGCTGCTGCGCTGTTTGCTGCGGCTGCTGGTCGACGTCTCTGCAGACCCGGGACTCAGCGACTCGGTCCGGCTGCAGCTGATGGAGGGAAGCTCCGCCTCCCTGCGCCTGTTGGATGCCGCCACGCAGCAACGCGTTCAG GTTTCTCTGTTTGCAGCGGCTCCTCCTGCAGGTCAACAGCCGCCACTGCAGCACTCAGGTTCTCTGTTGCCTGGCAACCGTGACAGTAGAGAGAAAGCACACCTGAAGCACCTGGAGGGGGAGCTTTCAGAGACCGAGCAGCACCAACACCTGAACCAAGCCGCAGCCAAGTCCGAAGGTCGGcccaccagaaccagaggcTGGGGACTCACTTCCTGCTGGGTTTTCAGAGTAAAACGTTTTAGAGAACAAGGTTCAGATCAGTTCTGGGGACTAATCTGA
- the tti2 gene encoding TELO2-interacting protein 2 isoform X3 — MRFGFNAENDQMLEAIETDQNQSYIHRPAPAHWAPSGRNQLQHRTDNSRKNRNGSMNQLFGYFRMELSPLLHDLHLSSSSSSEKTRPSIPLPPITELLSELQKKLISVAERSDLIGQVERLFQAADPDWLFPPLLDDQDSRWAELQAEYSSMISALIGCAALPLCEEDCGSLDPSAYQSVPKRAAAVSSALTALLGNWEEGGGARRARLLLAVAPPIYLFAVTHFQDEVWTSAASRTAARHLQVALLRAGGWRDSAHLLAGEEEEDRCILGGVLDILQPQLTRESWRRCAALKLQFSWTLLQVTRPFLSPFLPRLLPPSLLLNDDYKPENCMLGVRCLHHIVLNTPAADLRQFNRAEVLYQALFRHLYTSEAAVIQLVLSCLLDLLLVLEKPPSSDCRRTLCRHDDVLHLVLTHMEAEHKVALRRVYASALPLYVERVGVAVCRHLRRLLPVLLGYLEVGDPPEESVRLKMLEVLQSTIRLAWPRMASRTNVLLRCLLRLLVDVSADPGLSDSVRLQLMEGSSASLRLLDAATQQRVQRLLLQVNSRHCSTQVLCCLATVTVERKHT; from the exons atgagattcgGCTTTAATGccgaaaatgatcaaatgttagaAGCCATagaaacggatcagaaccagagttACATTCACCGTCCAGCGCCGGCCCACTGGGCTCCTTCTGGACGGAACCAG CTACAACACAGAACCGACAACAGCAGGAAGAACAGAAACGGAAGCATGAATCAGCTGTTTGGCTACTTCCG GATGGAGCTTTCACCTCTTCTTCATGACCttcatctctcctcctcctcttcctcagagaaGACACGCCCCTCTATTCCCCTCCCACCAATCACAGAGCtcctctctgagctgcagaagaAGCTGATTAGTGTGGCTGAAAGAAGTGATCTGATTGGCCAGGTTGAGCGTCTGTTCCAGGCTGCAGATCCTGATTGGCTGTTCCCTCCGCTGTTGGATGACCAGGACAGCAGGTGGGCGGAGCTTCAGGCAGAGTACAGCTCAATGATCagcgctctgattggctgtgccGCGCTGCCACTGTGCGAGGAAGACTGTGGCTCGTTAGACCCCTCAGCCTATCAGAGTGTCCCGAAGCGCGCCGCCGCCGTAAGCTCCGCCCTCACAGCACTGCTGGGGAACTGGGAGGAAGGGGGCGGAGCCAGAAGAGCCAGGCTGCTCCTTGCTGTGGCTCCACCCATCTACCTGTTCGCTGTCACGCATTTCCAG GACGAGGTTTGGACCAGCGCCGCCTCCAGAACCGCGGCGCGGCACCTTCAGGTGGCGCTGCTGAGGGCAGGCGGATGGAGAGACTCCGCCCACCTGCTGgcgggggaggaggaggaggacaggtGCATTCTGGGAGGAGTCCTGGACATCCTGCAGCCTCAGCTGACCAG GGAGTCATGGCGACGGTGTGCCGCCTTGAAGCTGCAGTTCTCCTGGACGCTGCTGCAG GTGACCCGCCCCTTCCTGTCCCCCTTTCTGCCTCGCCTCCTCCCCCCTTCGCTCCTCCTGAATGACGACTACAAGCCGGAGAACTGCATGCTGGGAGTTCGCTGTCTGCATCACATCGTTCTCAACACG CCCGCTGCAGACCTTCGTCAGTTTAACAGAGCCGAGGTTCTGTACCAGGCTCTGTTCAGACACCTGTACACGAGCGAGGCCGCTGTCAtccag CTCGTCCTCTCCTGCCTGCTCGActtgctgctggttctggagaAGCCGCCCTCCTCTGACTGCCGCAGGACGCTATGTCGCCATGACGATGTGCTGCATCTGGTTCTGACTCACATGGAGGCGGAGCATAAGGTGGCTCTGCGGCGCGTCTACGCCTCGGCCCTGCCGCTCTATGTGGAGAG GGTGGGCGTGGCCGTGTGCAGACACCTGCGGCGGCTGCTGCCGGTGCTGCTGGGTTACCTGGAGGTCGGGGATCCGCCCGAGGAGTCGGTCCGGCTGAAGATGCTGGAGGTTCTGCAGTCGACCATCAGGCTGGCGTGGCCACG GATGGCGAGCCGCACCAATGTGCTGCTGCGCTGTTTGCTGCGGCTGCTGGTCGACGTCTCTGCAGACCCGGGACTCAGCGACTCGGTCCGGCTGCAGCTGATGGAGGGAAGCTCCGCCTCCCTGCGCCTGTTGGATGCCGCCACGCAGCAACGCGTTCAG CGGCTCCTCCTGCAGGTCAACAGCCGCCACTGCAGCACTCAGGTTCTCTGTTGCCTGGCAACCGTGACAGTAGAGAGAAAGCACACCTGA